The following nucleotide sequence is from Alteromonas sp. V450.
TATATTCGTGGTTGTAGTTTTATTTGGCTTTGCTGGGTGGAAGATACATCAGCCTGTTGAAAACTGTGCGGATGACGAGGCTTGTGCAGTCCCAAAGGTAAGAACACGACGAAAAGCAGTATTTTGGTTTACCACACTGTTGGCGTTTGTTTTTGTTACCAGCAACTACTGGATCATATGGGTCGTGTAGGTGCTACCACTTAACTCTAATTGGAGAGAAAAATGAAGAAGTTATTGATTACAACTTTATTGTTGATAAGCAGCACGGCGACGTTTGCAAAAGATGTAACTGTTACGTTAGAAGTTCCGTCTATGGATTGTGTAACGTGCCCGATAACAGTAGAAAAAGCACTTGAGCGCGTTAAAGGCGTTAAACAAGTGGAAGTGACATTTGAAAATAAACTTGCTGTTGTAACATTTGACGATGAGATAACAAATCCTGATGCACTAACAAAGGCTACAAAGAATGCTGGTTATCCTTCATTAGTGAAGTCGTAAGGCCGTCGCTAGTTGAACGATATTGAAACCCTCAGAGGAACACAAAACTATGGCGAAAATAGAATTCTCATCGACGATTACTTGCCCACATTGCGATTACAGCCAGCAAGAAGAAATGCCAACCACTGCATGCCAATTTTTTTATGAATGCACTAAATGTAAAACACTGCTAAAGCCTTTGAGCGGCGACTGCTGCGTTTATTGCTCATATGGAACAGTGAAGTGCCCTCCAATTCAAGAGGGCAACAGTTGTTGTAATTGAAAAGTAGTCAGTTAAACAACTGGCTATTTATTATGCTGATTCATGCAAAGCTAGTGATCTCTCAATTCTCAGTGCGGTTGTATTCATATCATTTCTCAACCACATACTGCGCACGCCATTTGGGCTAACATCAATGCCTAATGCTTCTGTTAGCTTATGTGCCACCTTCTGCTGACCAAGGTGAGGATGTTCAAGAGAGAACTCGATTACCGCTTTCTCGATTTCCATATCTACACAGTTTTTATGCCGTATGTTAGGCGTTTCTTGCCGTTTTAGCGCATCAGGGCCACCTCGCTTAACCATTCTTAAGTGCCGATGAATAGTGTCTCGTGAGACGCCACTTTGGCGTGATGCAGCACTGACGCTTCCGAGCTTTTCGATTAACGCTAATACTTCAAGTTTCTTCTGTACTGCCAAGTCTTCTGATGCCAGTTTGCTTGGCTCATTAACTTCCGAGATCTTCAGTTTGCGACCAGCGAAGTGAGCGGTAAACCCTTTTTTACTCGTGTTCCTTATCTCGATTTTCTGATTGGCAATGGAGTGCTTGAGCGGTGAATCAATGAGGTAGAATTTGTTGCCATAACTGAAGGTATGGTCGTTACGTATTTTACATGGTCTTTAATGACGCAGATATCATCAAGGTTGATGTGTTTTGACAGAGGCGTAAATTCAGGTGCTTGCTTTGATTTCACTTGGACTTTCGACTGCCAGAACTGCGGAATGAAGACATGCTTAAGGTAAGCATTGGCAGCGGCGATATCGTTGATATTGTTCAACCTAAGTTCGGGCACCAACCTGTCTTGGAAGGTTTCGAACGCTCGTTCAACGCGCCCTTTACCTTGTGGGGAATTGGCAAAGATAATTTCAATGCCCAGCTCCTCACAAGCGCGTTGCATTTGTGAGAAGTTACAACGCTTAGGCCCACCATAGATTCCGGCTCTGTCCACATAAAGTGTTTTAAACACACCTTTCTTTTCAAGGCAGTCACGCATGACTTTCAAACATCCAACGGTGGTCTCTGATGGGAAGAATTCAGCATAAACTTCACTGGTGGCATCATCTATCATCGCAATGAGACAATGCTTTTTGTTACCAAACCAACGGTGCGGACTACCATCCATTTGCATCATTAAGCCCGGTGCGGCCATACGTTCTCTGCGTTTACGAACATGGCTACGACGACGCTTAGCTCGCTTTACATGATGAATATCGTGCGCCCAACCACGTAAGGTCTCACGCTTAACAACAATGTGTTCATTCTCAGCCAACTGCTCGGCTAAGTGCAGTAAATTCAAATCAAAATACTTATCCTTAATTAACGCTTGAACGGCTTTTTTTATCGAAATAGGCGTTTTATTCGGGGGTGATTTACCGCAATTACCATGCACCACAAACTGAATACCGACTTCTTGATAGCGTTTTATATAGCGTTCAATTGAACGTCGGGATTTATTGAGTAACTTGGTAGCATTGGCAATCGATATTTTACCTTCAACCACTTTAGCTATTATATCAACGGTGAGTTGAGCTTTAGAATCCATCACAATCATCCTCAACATGCCTTCTAGTATTCAAAAAACAAAACACTAACAGGCACATAAAAAAATGACCGACAGAATCGCTTGGTAATTAAGATACGACAAAGTCGCTTGGTGTTAACACGCTAAACTGGATTAGTCGTCACTTAACCTGACACTTTCAGAGATAGAGCTAGACCAAAATTGACAGTCTCTTGTGCACGTGAAGCAGACCTTGGCTCATTAAGATTTTAATGACACGAATGAGGTAATCAACGGTCATGCTACTAATAAAAATTGAATGGCTGCTTTAGCCGAATACCTATGACAAAGCTCCAACATAAAACTGATAATTCGAGACTATTTCTCCGTACTAGAAGAACACACTTCTGCAATGCTATCTAATTGATGCAATACCCCGCACTCTTTAACCTTCTTATCATGATCGCAAGCAGAACGAATTGAAATCAGTGTTTCTTGTAGTACTTTTAATTCAGCTATCCGATGTTCGATATCGTCAACATGCTTATCTATTGTAGTATTAACGTTTTCGCAGCTATTCTCTGGGTTTGCTCGGGTTTCCAGTACTAATTTAATTTCCTCGATTGTCATATCTAATGCGCGACATTGCTTTATAAACAATAACTGCTTCAGTGCATCTTCAGAGTAGCTTCGATAATTCGATGCCGTTCGCTCAGGTGCAGCCAATAGTGATTTACGCTCATAAAAACGAATTGTCTGAATACTTAACCCTGTCTTAGCTGCCAGAAGCCCAATTTTCATTTTAACTTGCCTAAAGCTTGACTCTATACCAAGTATAGAGTTTACACTCGCGTTATAGGTGAGTAAAGCGAGTGTTTTTATGAGTGGTTGTGGGTGCGAAATTGAGATAAAAGACCAAGAACAAAAGGCAGTTCTCTACTGGCTATTGGGCATCAATGCTGTGATGTTTATCATTGAAATGAGTGTAGGGTTACTCGCTGACTCAACAGCACTTATTGCAGACTCCCTTGATATGTTGGCTGACGCAGTCGTTTACGGTGTTGGTATATATGCAGTAGGGAAAACAATTGTTCACAAAGCCAATGCTGCAAAGGTAAGTGGATATTTTCAATTGGCATTAGGCCTATTAATTTTGTTTGACATAGCTCGTCGCGCAACCTTTGGAAGTGGGCCTGAATCTATGCTTATGATGGGCATGGGCGGTGTTGCACTTATCGCTAACGTTATATGTTTGGCGATAATCAGAAAACAAAAAAATGGCGAGGTGCATATGCGAGCAAGTTGGATATTCTCGGCAAACGACGTCATTGCAAACATAGGAGTGATATTGGCGGGTGTGATGGTTTATCTATTCGATACTCGTTGGCCTGATTTGGTCATAGGTTTTATTGTGTCTATCGTTGTGTTACGAGGCGCAGTCTTAATTCTAAAAGACGCCAGACAGGAATTCCGTGAAAACAGCTCGACGAATGGAGAGATCGTATGAATTTCACTCAAGCAGCAAAACCTTACATACTTCAAAAACTGAGCGCCGCGCATCAATCCCTTTCGAACAATGACAATAAAGCAGGATTTAAGGCCTTAGAGGATGCTCATGTCATCGGTCAGCACTCAACATACCACCACACACGAGTGCATTATGAAATGCTTAAATTTGGAATAGAACGCCGCGACCTTAAAGAGATATTTGGACAAATTTTTAGAATGCTAGGTGCGCTGACTAAAACTCCAATTGGCTTATTGCCTGAGGGCAATACTGGTGGGGCAAACGTGAGTCCATTCAAGTCAATGTCTATTTCACCCGAAAACAAAGCCATATTGGAAAAAATTAGAAATGCACAGTCATAACCATTCACACTCGCAAGAGAATTCAACCGACGCGTCTAAACGTATTGGATGGGCGTTTTTCTTAAATGTGGTGTTCACTGTTATTGAATTCATTGGTGGATGGCTTACCAACAGCACCGCTATTATGGCTGACGCAGTGCACGATTTGGGTGATAGTCTTTCCATTGGTACAGCGTGGGGATTAAACAAGCTTAGCGATAAAGATTCTAATCAAACATTCTCATACGGCTACAAAAGATTTTCCTTACTCGGTGCATTGATTAACGGTATTGTGCTGACGGTAGGCTCCATTTGGATATTGCTTGAAGCGATACCTCGTTTGGCTGAGCCTGAAATGCCCCAAGTTGAAGGGATGGTTTTATTGTCTATCTTTGGGATGGCAGTAAACGGCTTTGCGGCTTATAAACTGAGTGAGGGAGACTCATTAAATGAGCGAGTCCTCAACTGGCATTTGCTGGAAGATGTGCTTGGTTGGGTAGCAGTATTTATCGTGTCCATCGTCTTAATGTTTAAGCCTTGGCCTATTTTAGATCCAATCTTATCCATTGGCTTTACTTTGTTCATCCTTTTCAATGTGTTCCGCAATCTCAAAGAAACCCTAATGCTGTTTTTGCAAGCAACGCCCGATGAAGAACAGCTTTCAAAGATTCGAAGCGATTTACTGGCAAACGATAAGGTAAGTGATCTTCATCATTTTCATATTTGGTCTCTAGACGGTGAGCGTAACGTAATGACGGTCCATCTTGTTCTTGATGAAGATGTCAGTCTTGAGCACCTCCAATCACTCAAAGAAAACATACACAGTTCGTTAGAAAAGTATAAATTTGAACATACGACAGTTGAGCTGGAGTTTGCTAATGAACAATGTCGTGACGAAGTGAATTAGGCTTGGTAACCTTTCATACATGAAAAATCTAAAACGCATAAGTTACATCGTGATCTCGCTGATACTCTTTCAGTCGTTTTCTGCTGTGGCGAATTCGTTAGATTTTCATGCAATAGACATTCAGCACTTGCAACACGAGCATAAGCATTCTGAGCACGAGCAAGTGCAGTCTGAGCTGTCTGCCAATGAAACCAGTGATAAAGTAAGTACAGAGCACCACAATCCTGCTGATTGTCACCATTGCGGCCACTGCCATGGCACACATGCACAATGGGTCAGTCAGAGTCATATCAACAGTCTGAAAACAGTGGTTTCAGTCCACAATTTCAACTATTTAGATGCGGTAATTGACGCACCTATTAACCGCTTACTTCGCCCCCCCAAAATTACTTCCTAGTACGTTTTTTCGATAGCACCGCGCTGATAACACTCGCGATGCTAAATATTGATAAATTATTAGGATATTCCAATGAAAATGTTTCCTATTTTCGGGCATGCATCTGCCATTGTGTGCAGTTGCATACTGGGCTTATTACTCAGTCCACCGACCGCTCATGCGGCGAAAACCAACAGATTTGTAGACAAAAGTGTCCAAGCGCCCATACGAGAAACGCTGACTCTTGAGGACGCTATTAGACTAACACTTGCCAATAATCCAAGTCTGTATGAGTTTAAATTTAAACAACGTGTTATAGACGGAGAGTCAAAAACGGCGGCGCTTAAACCCGCATTGAATGCAGGGGTTGAATTAGAGAACTTTTTGGGAACTGGCGAGGTATCAGGTCTCAAAGAGCTTGAAGTTACCTTGACATTATCATCAGTGTTACAGCTCAATGATAAGCTAGCAGCAAGGTTGAATGTACTCTCTGAACGAAGAATACAGCAAGATGTTGAAAAGCGAATACTCACCTTAGATATCCTCGGTGAGCTTAATCGTCGTTACATCAAAGTACTCGTATTGCAGGCGAACTTAGACGTCATAAAAGATGCAGAGGCACTTGCACTTTATACATTGAATGCCGTAACGAAACGCGTTGAAGCAGGCGCGTCCCCCTTGTTAGAACAAAAACGTGCCCAAGCTGCGCTGGCCCAAGCAAAGCTCGATGTTAATCTAGCTCAACAGGACCTAACGTTTGCCTTGCGCAGTTTATCCATCATGTGGGGGGAGCAGGTACCGAGCTTTAAGCGTGTGGAAGGCGATCTTTTTGCTTTTAATAAGATTGAGTCGTTTGATGCGCTGGCAGTCGCAATCCAAAATAGCCCTCACATTGACCTATACGCTAAACAAAGCCGTGTGCAAGCGGCGCAGCTTCGTTTAGTGCAAGCGAATAACCGCGCTGATATTGAGTGGTCAGCGGGGCTTCGCAGAATGCAAGGTATTGATGAAACAGCACTGGTTGCCGGAGTAAGCGTTCCATTGTTTCAAAAAGAACGAAACCTTGGTGAATATGAAGCAAACAGGGCACGTCTTGACGCAATAGAGCAGCAAAGACAAAGCAACGTTCGAAGCCTATTACATTCAGTTAATCAAGCGTTAGGCGAACATACACGAGCATTGCTAGAGATTGACACACTTCAGCGCAAGGTGATTCCTCCGTTAAAGGGCGCGTTAGATTTAGTCGAGAACGCCTATTTGGAGGGCCGTTTCAGCTACTTGGAATGGGTAACTACTCGACAAGAATTTCTGACAACCCGGCTGACATTAATAGAGGCAGCGTCTCAAGTTCACTTAAGCAAAACAGAAATTGAAACACTCACAGGTCTCGCGCTGACGAATGAGCACAATGATGACTCATTTCACCCAAGTCACAAAAGCAATTGGCAGCAGTCATCTAACATTTCGATAAGAAGTCATGATTATGAATAAATTCACAATACAAAAAGTACTTATTTCTATCTTCACCCTTAGCCTTTATAGCCTAACCGCAATCGCAGGAGGTAAACACAGTGATGTAAGTTCCAGCGATCAAGACAATCACGCAGGTGAAGTCGTAAGAATGAGCAATGAAACAGCAATTCAGAATGGTATTTCTGCAACTCCCGTGCTCGCACGCGATATTGCGTTAACGAGTACGCTTTATGGGCGAATTAGTGCAGACCCCGCCTCATTAAGTCATATAAGAGCACGGTTTGACGGTGTTATTAAAGATGTAAAAGTCAACATTGGCGATTCCGTTAAGAAAGGTGATATTTTAGCGGTTGTTGAGTCCAATGAGAGTTTAAAAAGTTATTCCATCACGTCACCTTTTGATGGCAATGTGATTGCGCGACATGCGAATAATGGTGAGTTATCAAACGGGCAAGTACTTTTTTCGTTAGCTAACTATAAAAACGTATGGGCACAGCTGACCGTTTTTTCACAAATGCTTAGCAGCATCAAGGTTGGACAGTCAGTTGAACTAAGCCACGCAGGTTTCAACCAAACCTCCAAGATTGCATATATTACGCCTTCAGCTGATGGCAATCCACACTCTCTTGCCAATGTAGCTGTCGATAATAGTACTGGATATTGGCCACTCGGTACGCTGGTCAAAGCACAAGTTACGACGTCAACTAAGTCAGTAAGTCATTCGGTTCCTCTATCTTCTGTGCAAGAGTATGAAGCCAAACAAGTTGTTTTTGTGGTTGAGGGTGATGAGTATGCGCCCAGAGCGGTAGAGCTTGGTGTCTCAGATGGTCACTATATCGAGGTTATCAGTGGCCTTGAAGCAGGCGAACGCGTCGTGGCTTCCAATAGCTACATAATTAAAGCAGATTTGGAAAAATCGGAGGCAGGCCATGATCATTAATGCCTCACTACAACTGATATTTCCCTGTCAAATGGCGTGTAGTTCAAAGGGAGGTTTAAGATGCTAGTTTCCATTATTCGTACCGCAATCGAAAAGCGCGGTATTTTTCTGATGCTTTCCTTTTTGGTGATTGGATTAGGCCTATTCAGTTATCAAAAGCTGCCTATTGATGCCGTACCCGATATCACCAACGTTCAGGTACAAATCAACACACAAGCAGAAGGTTATTCACCGCTTGAAACTGAACAACGTATCACCTTTTTGGTAGAAAACGCTTTGGCAGGATTACCAAACTTGGACTACACACGTTCACTATCGCGCTATGGCTTATCACAAGTGACGGCCGTTTTTGAAGAAGGCACGGATCTCTATTTTGCCAGAAACCTCATAAACGAACGGCTAGGCATTATCAAAAGCCAATTGCCCGATGGTATTGAGCCTAAGATGGGGCCGATTGCCACAGGTTTGGGTGAAATTTACATGTACACGCTTAGCGCGAAGCCCGGCACAGTAACTGTCGATGGCAGAAAATTTGATGCAATGGCGCTTCGAGAGTTACACGATTGGGTGGTGAAACCTCAACTGGCCTTGGTGAAAGGGGTAACAGAGGTTAATGCTATTGGGGGGTTTACCAAACAGTATCATGTGAAGCCTAATCCTCAACTTATGCTTAATTACGGCGTTAGTACTGACGATTTATTGCGGGCATTAAATCGAAATAACGCTAATCAGGGCGCTGGGTACATTGAACGCAACGGCCAGCAAATACTAGTACGTTCACAAGCGAGACTTTCGAGCGTTGAGGACATCGGTAACGTGGTGGTAACGCTTACAAACCGATCTCCCGTCACGGTAAGTGACATTGCAGAGGTCGCCATCGGTAAGGAGCTTAGAACGGGCGCTGCAACACGAGAAGGTCAAGAGACGGTGTTGGGCACAGCTATGATGCTAATAGGCGAAAATAGCCGAGCTGTTGCGCTAGACGTGGCTGATAAAGTGGATGAAATCCAAGCAAGCCTGCCAGAGGGCGTAATTATCCAAAGTGTATACGATCGCACTACGCTCGTGGATAAAGCCATCAATACAGTACAAAAAAACCTTGTTGAAGGCGCACTACTCGTTATTGTTGTCTTATTTTTATTGCTGGGCAATATACGGGCAGCAATTATCACCGCCGCTGTCATCCCACTTGCCATGCTTGCCACAATAATAGGCATGGTACAAACGGGCGTTAGCGCGAACCTAATGAGCTTAGGTGCGTTAGACTTTGGACTGATTGTTGACGGAGCGGTTATTATCGTCGAGAACTGTATTAGGCGATTAAGTGAATCGCAGCGGCGAACGGGTGCAATACTGCCTCTTAAAGAACGGCTGGAAGTCGTATTTGAGGCAACGAATGAGGTGATACGCCCAAGTCTATTTGGCGTGATGATAATCACGATTGTGTACATTCCTATCTTTAGCTTAACAGGTGTCGAAGGGAAGATGTTTCACCCAATGGCGGCTACCGTAATATTGGCATTGCTAGCGGCAATGGTATTTTCAATCACCATTGTGCCCGCAGCTGTTGCTATGTTTATGTCAGGCAAAGTCAGTGAAAAAGCGAGTCCAATAATCACTGGGGCTAAATCAGTTTACCGCCCTGTACTGGAGTGGGCATTAAAATTACGATGGTTGGTAGTAGGTGCAGCAACATTACTCGTAGTTATCAGTGTTTGGTTTGGGATGCGCCTAGGTTCTGAATTTGTGCCGCAACTAGATGAGGGTGACATAGCCCTTCATGCAATGAGAGTGCCCGGCACAGGAATTGAACAAGCTGTCGATATGCAAAAACGGCTTGAACAGGTCATTATGCAATACCCACAGGTAAACACCGTATTTGCTAAAACGGGTACTGCTGAGGTGGCTACTGATGCTATGCCACCCAACGTCACTGACACTTTTGTAATGCTAAAACCAATTGATGAATGGCCAAACCCTGCATTATCGAAAACGGAATTTGTCGAGCAATTGGAGAGGGATCTTCAAAATGTACCCGGCAATAACTATGAGTTTACGCAACCTATACAGATGCGCTTTAACGAATTAATTAGTGGCGTTAGGGCAGATTTAGGGATCAAGATATATGGTGATGATCTGGATAAGCTGCGGGATTCAGCTGGTGATGTTTTATCCGTATTACAAGATATTCCGGGCGCTGCTGATGCACGAGTAGAACAAGTAGATGAGATCCCCATCTTCACGGTGAACCCGAAGCCTTATGCGCTGGCGCGTTACAACTTAGACGTAACTGACTTGCAAACGTGGTTAAGTGCATCAGTTGGCGGCAAAGAAGCTGGTTTGGTATTTGAAGGCGACAGACGCTTTGAGATTGTTGTTCGTTATCCTGAAGAGATTCGCAATGATTTAGAAGCGCTGGGAAATATACCCATCATGACCAATGATGGTGAGTATGTGCCAATCGCCGAGGTGGCTGAGCTTGAATATACCAATA
It contains:
- the merP gene encoding mercury resistance system periplasmic binding protein MerP: MKKLLITTLLLISSTATFAKDVTVTLEVPSMDCVTCPITVEKALERVKGVKQVEVTFENKLAVVTFDDEITNPDALTKATKNAGYPSLVKS
- a CDS encoding efflux RND transporter periplasmic adaptor subunit, giving the protein MNKFTIQKVLISIFTLSLYSLTAIAGGKHSDVSSSDQDNHAGEVVRMSNETAIQNGISATPVLARDIALTSTLYGRISADPASLSHIRARFDGVIKDVKVNIGDSVKKGDILAVVESNESLKSYSITSPFDGNVIARHANNGELSNGQVLFSLANYKNVWAQLTVFSQMLSSIKVGQSVELSHAGFNQTSKIAYITPSADGNPHSLANVAVDNSTGYWPLGTLVKAQVTTSTKSVSHSVPLSSVQEYEAKQVVFVVEGDEYAPRAVELGVSDGHYIEVISGLEAGERVVASNSYIIKADLEKSEAGHDH
- a CDS encoding DUF3703 domain-containing protein, translating into MNFTQAAKPYILQKLSAAHQSLSNNDNKAGFKALEDAHVIGQHSTYHHTRVHYEMLKFGIERRDLKEIFGQIFRMLGALTKTPIGLLPEGNTGGANVSPFKSMSISPENKAILEKIRNAQS
- a CDS encoding efflux RND transporter permease subunit produces the protein MLVSIIRTAIEKRGIFLMLSFLVIGLGLFSYQKLPIDAVPDITNVQVQINTQAEGYSPLETEQRITFLVENALAGLPNLDYTRSLSRYGLSQVTAVFEEGTDLYFARNLINERLGIIKSQLPDGIEPKMGPIATGLGEIYMYTLSAKPGTVTVDGRKFDAMALRELHDWVVKPQLALVKGVTEVNAIGGFTKQYHVKPNPQLMLNYGVSTDDLLRALNRNNANQGAGYIERNGQQILVRSQARLSSVEDIGNVVVTLTNRSPVTVSDIAEVAIGKELRTGAATREGQETVLGTAMMLIGENSRAVALDVADKVDEIQASLPEGVIIQSVYDRTTLVDKAINTVQKNLVEGALLVIVVLFLLLGNIRAAIITAAVIPLAMLATIIGMVQTGVSANLMSLGALDFGLIVDGAVIIVENCIRRLSESQRRTGAILPLKERLEVVFEATNEVIRPSLFGVMIITIVYIPIFSLTGVEGKMFHPMAATVILALLAAMVFSITIVPAAVAMFMSGKVSEKASPIITGAKSVYRPVLEWALKLRWLVVGAATLLVVISVWFGMRLGSEFVPQLDEGDIALHAMRVPGTGIEQAVDMQKRLEQVIMQYPQVNTVFAKTGTAEVATDAMPPNVTDTFVMLKPIDEWPNPALSKTEFVEQLERDLQNVPGNNYEFTQPIQMRFNELISGVRADLGIKIYGDDLDKLRDSAGDVLSVLQDIPGAADARVEQVDEIPIFTVNPKPYALARYNLDVTDLQTWLSASVGGKEAGLVFEGDRRFEIVVRYPEEIRNDLEALGNIPIMTNDGEYVPIAEVAELEYTNIPSQISRENAKRRIVVTANVRDRDLGSFVNDAKEQIAANVALPSGYWISYGGTFEQLESASQRLSLVVPATLFLILALLVIAFGSVKDALIIFTGVPLALTGGIFALWIRDMPLSISAGIGFIALSGIAVLNGLVMLSFIRQRMEETGELVNSIIDGAMTRLRPVLMTALVASLGFVPMALNVGTGAEVQRPLATVVIGGIISSTLLTLVVLPVLYRLVHYKVN
- a CDS encoding mercuric transporter MerT family protein — protein: MAKSSQLSILGGLAAAIGASACCAGPLVLLLLGISGSWISHLTLLDPYRPIFIFVVVVLFGFAGWKIHQPVENCADDEACAVPKVRTRRKAVFWFTTLLAFVFVTSNYWIIWVV
- a CDS encoding TolC family protein, encoding MKMFPIFGHASAIVCSCILGLLLSPPTAHAAKTNRFVDKSVQAPIRETLTLEDAIRLTLANNPSLYEFKFKQRVIDGESKTAALKPALNAGVELENFLGTGEVSGLKELEVTLTLSSVLQLNDKLAARLNVLSERRIQQDVEKRILTLDILGELNRRYIKVLVLQANLDVIKDAEALALYTLNAVTKRVEAGASPLLEQKRAQAALAQAKLDVNLAQQDLTFALRSLSIMWGEQVPSFKRVEGDLFAFNKIESFDALAVAIQNSPHIDLYAKQSRVQAAQLRLVQANNRADIEWSAGLRRMQGIDETALVAGVSVPLFQKERNLGEYEANRARLDAIEQQRQSNVRSLLHSVNQALGEHTRALLEIDTLQRKVIPPLKGALDLVENAYLEGRFSYLEWVTTRQEFLTTRLTLIEAASQVHLSKTEIETLTGLALTNEHNDDSFHPSHKSNWQQSSNISIRSHDYE
- a CDS encoding cation transporter codes for the protein MSGCGCEIEIKDQEQKAVLYWLLGINAVMFIIEMSVGLLADSTALIADSLDMLADAVVYGVGIYAVGKTIVHKANAAKVSGYFQLALGLLILFDIARRATFGSGPESMLMMGMGGVALIANVICLAIIRKQKNGEVHMRASWIFSANDVIANIGVILAGVMVYLFDTRWPDLVIGFIVSIVVLRGAVLILKDARQEFRENSSTNGEIV
- a CDS encoding cation diffusion facilitator family transporter — encoded protein: MHSHNHSHSQENSTDASKRIGWAFFLNVVFTVIEFIGGWLTNSTAIMADAVHDLGDSLSIGTAWGLNKLSDKDSNQTFSYGYKRFSLLGALINGIVLTVGSIWILLEAIPRLAEPEMPQVEGMVLLSIFGMAVNGFAAYKLSEGDSLNERVLNWHLLEDVLGWVAVFIVSIVLMFKPWPILDPILSIGFTLFILFNVFRNLKETLMLFLQATPDEEQLSKIRSDLLANDKVSDLHHFHIWSLDGERNVMTVHLVLDEDVSLEHLQSLKENIHSSLEKYKFEHTTVELEFANEQCRDEVN
- the cadR gene encoding Cd(II)/Pb(II)-responsive transcriptional regulator, translating into MKIGLLAAKTGLSIQTIRFYERKSLLAAPERTASNYRSYSEDALKQLLFIKQCRALDMTIEEIKLVLETRANPENSCENVNTTIDKHVDDIEHRIAELKVLQETLISIRSACDHDKKVKECGVLHQLDSIAEVCSSSTEK
- a CDS encoding GDCCVxC domain-containing (seleno)protein; the protein is MAKIEFSSTITCPHCDYSQQEEMPTTACQFFYECTKCKTLLKPLSGDCCVYCSYGTVKCPPIQEGNSCCN